A single window of Pontibacillus chungwhensis DNA harbors:
- the lysS gene encoding lysine--tRNA ligase, translating into MTEELNDHMRVRREKLQSYAEQGLDPFGNKYERTHLSEDLKEAYDEFSKEELEEKAAEVTIAGRIMTKRGKGKAGFAHLQDLKGQIQIYVRKDTVGEEAYELFSTADMGDIVGVTGKMFKTKVGELSVKATEFHMLTKSLRPLPEKFHGLKDVEQRYRQRYLDLITNPTSRDTFVTRSKIIQSMRRYFDDLGFLEVETPTMHAIPGGASARPFITHHNALDMPLYMRIAIELHLKRLIVGGMEKVYEIGRVFRNEGVSTRHNPEFTMLELYEAYADFHDVMALTEEVIAHIAKDVLGTTTVQYGEYEVNLEPKWTRLHMVDAIKEYTGVDFWQQMTDEEAKALAKENGIDIEDNMTYGHIVNEFFEQRVEDKLIQPTFVYGHPLEISPLAKKNKEDERFTDRFELFIVGREHANAFSELNDPIDQRQRFEAQVKEREEGNDEAHLMDEDFLEALEYGLPPTGGLGIGIDRLVMLLTNSPSIRDVLLFPQMRNRD; encoded by the coding sequence ATGACAGAAGAATTGAATGACCACATGCGCGTACGTCGCGAGAAATTGCAATCTTACGCTGAACAAGGGCTGGACCCATTTGGGAATAAATATGAGCGTACTCACTTGTCGGAGGATTTAAAAGAAGCATATGATGAATTCTCTAAAGAGGAACTAGAAGAGAAGGCTGCTGAAGTAACGATTGCTGGCCGTATCATGACGAAACGCGGAAAAGGCAAAGCAGGTTTCGCACACCTACAAGATTTGAAAGGACAAATTCAAATCTACGTTCGTAAAGATACGGTTGGTGAAGAAGCGTATGAGTTATTCAGTACAGCGGATATGGGAGACATTGTAGGTGTAACAGGGAAGATGTTTAAAACCAAAGTAGGTGAACTTTCGGTTAAAGCAACTGAATTTCATATGCTAACGAAATCTCTTCGTCCATTACCTGAGAAGTTTCATGGTCTTAAGGACGTAGAGCAGCGTTATCGTCAACGCTATCTTGACCTTATTACTAATCCAACTAGCCGTGACACCTTTGTGACTCGCAGTAAAATTATTCAGTCTATGCGTCGCTACTTTGATGACTTAGGTTTCTTAGAAGTAGAGACTCCGACGATGCATGCTATTCCTGGTGGAGCGTCTGCTCGTCCGTTTATTACTCACCACAATGCGTTAGATATGCCTTTATATATGCGCATTGCCATTGAGCTTCATTTGAAACGCCTAATTGTAGGTGGCATGGAAAAAGTATATGAGATCGGTCGAGTATTCCGTAATGAAGGTGTATCTACAAGACACAACCCGGAATTCACAATGCTAGAACTTTATGAAGCCTATGCTGACTTCCATGATGTGATGGCTTTAACGGAAGAAGTAATTGCTCATATCGCAAAGGATGTCTTAGGTACGACAACAGTTCAATACGGAGAATATGAAGTTAATCTTGAGCCGAAATGGACTCGCTTGCATATGGTAGATGCGATTAAAGAATATACCGGTGTAGATTTCTGGCAGCAGATGACTGATGAAGAAGCAAAAGCTCTTGCTAAAGAAAATGGAATCGATATCGAAGACAATATGACGTACGGGCATATTGTGAACGAATTCTTTGAACAACGTGTAGAGGATAAGCTTATTCAACCTACCTTTGTTTATGGTCACCCATTAGAAATCTCTCCTCTAGCGAAGAAGAATAAAGAGGACGAGCGTTTCACGGATCGTTTCGAACTCTTTATTGTAGGTCGAGAGCATGCGAATGCCTTCTCTGAGCTTAACGATCCTATTGATCAACGTCAGCGTTTCGAAGCGCAAGTAAAAGAAAGAGAAGAAGGAAATGATGAGGCTCATCTAATGGACGAAGACTTCTTAGAAGCCCTTGAGTATGGTCTGCCGCCAACAGGAGGACTTGGAATCGGGATTGATCGCTTAGTAATGCTTCTTACTAATTCTCCATCTATTCGTGATGTGTTATTGTTCCCGCAAATGAGAAACCGTGACTAA
- a CDS encoding MgtC/SapB family protein encodes MSMETFFNDYFLLMTVRLVTAVVLCGLIGFEREIKNHSAGFRTHILVGVGACVMMLLSLYGFDPYLNKHDSIRFDPARIPSYVISGIGFLGAGTIMVHGVTIRGLTTAASIWVVAGLGLVIGAGMYGPAILTTVVVLISLIVLNNTERIFKRKSKHHIQIVVFEGLEMSKLLEPFEAFELEINHVQIENEMNGQKNIFIELTQKDDYGELELFDRLSSVPHVKCVNQRK; translated from the coding sequence ATGTCGATGGAAACTTTCTTTAATGACTATTTTCTACTGATGACAGTTCGTCTTGTAACCGCAGTTGTATTATGTGGGTTAATAGGATTTGAAAGGGAAATTAAAAACCACTCCGCAGGCTTTCGTACACATATCCTTGTCGGAGTCGGGGCATGCGTAATGATGCTTCTTTCCTTGTATGGATTTGACCCTTACTTAAATAAACATGATAGCATTCGTTTCGACCCAGCCAGGATTCCTTCTTACGTTATTAGTGGTATAGGCTTTCTAGGCGCCGGAACGATTATGGTTCATGGTGTAACCATACGTGGTTTAACTACTGCAGCTTCAATATGGGTAGTAGCAGGACTTGGTTTAGTTATAGGAGCAGGCATGTATGGGCCAGCTATCCTTACCACGGTGGTCGTTTTAATCAGTTTAATTGTACTTAATAATACCGAGCGTATTTTCAAACGTAAAAGTAAACATCATATACAAATTGTCGTTTTTGAAGGTTTAGAGATGTCAAAGTTATTAGAACCCTTCGAGGCTTTTGAATTAGAGATTAATCATGTACAAATTGAAAATGAGATGAACGGTCAGAAGAATATATTTATAGAACTGACCCAAAAAGATGACTACGGAGAGTTAGAGCTCTTTGACCGCTTATCTTCTGTCCCCCATGTTAAATGTGTGAATCAGCGTAAATAA
- a CDS encoding CtsR family transcriptional regulator, translating to MRNISDIIEAHLKNIIEKSNHNVIEIKRSEIAESFQCVPSQINYVIKTRFTVEKGYIVESKRGGGGYIRISRIKHQDKLKLFNELILLIQPRVTQQGAIDVIERLLEEELISDREARLMVSAISKEVLAVPLTLRDELRSRILSSMLTTLKYKD from the coding sequence ATGCGAAATATATCCGATATCATTGAAGCACATTTAAAGAACATAATTGAAAAAAGTAACCACAATGTTATCGAGATCAAGCGTAGTGAAATAGCAGAATCCTTTCAGTGTGTACCCTCGCAGATTAATTATGTGATTAAAACGCGTTTTACTGTGGAAAAAGGCTATATAGTAGAAAGCAAACGCGGAGGGGGCGGCTACATTCGAATTAGTCGCATCAAACACCAGGATAAATTGAAGTTATTTAATGAACTTATCTTACTTATTCAACCCCGTGTTACTCAACAAGGTGCTATTGATGTTATAGAACGTTTGTTGGAAGAGGAATTAATTTCAGATCGTGAGGCTAGACTGATGGTAAGTGCGATCTCAAAAGAAGTTCTAGCTGTACCGCTTACTCTTCGAGATGAACTTAGATCTAGAATTTTATCTTCAATGTTAACAACCTTAAAGTATAAAGATTAA
- a CDS encoding UvrB/UvrC motif-containing protein has translation MECQECHERPASLHFTQVVNGHKTEVYVCEKCAYEKGYMSQGQESLSLHNLLSGLFNFDSFQMADSKSYSSSQHDINSLKCDHCGLTYDQFKRVGKFGCSNCYKTFDERLNPIFRRVHSGNTVHDGKVPKRRGGLLHVQREVNQKRTELQQLIQQEEFEEAAKVRDQIRTLEKQLDSEQRDGEE, from the coding sequence ATGGAGTGTCAAGAATGCCATGAGCGTCCTGCATCTTTACATTTTACTCAAGTAGTAAATGGCCATAAGACAGAAGTATATGTGTGTGAGAAATGTGCATATGAAAAGGGGTATATGTCACAAGGGCAAGAATCTCTATCGTTGCATAATTTATTGTCTGGTTTGTTTAACTTTGATTCGTTTCAAATGGCTGATTCAAAATCCTATTCTTCATCACAACATGATATAAACTCATTAAAATGTGACCATTGTGGTTTAACTTATGATCAATTTAAGCGTGTAGGTAAATTCGGTTGTTCAAATTGCTATAAAACATTTGATGAACGTTTAAACCCTATATTCAGGAGAGTGCATAGCGGTAACACCGTTCACGACGGGAAAGTTCCCAAACGTAGAGGTGGTTTACTACATGTACAGAGGGAAGTTAATCAAAAACGTACTGAACTTCAGCAATTAATTCAACAAGAAGAATTTGAAGAGGCGGCTAAAGTACGGGATCAAATTCGAACTTTAGAGAAGCAGCTGGATTCAGAGCAAAGGGATGGTGAAGAGTAA